GTAGGTTTCGTCCTGTACGGAAATTCATTTGATCTAACAGTTGTTGACATATTTCAGTCTGGTACCAAGCGGCAGGCCGACCTTTTGTCATCCCCAGAGCTATGTCACAAGCATAGCTGGAAAAATAGTATCATAAAGTACATTATTGAGACACTAGAAGCCATTGTAGATAATACACCCATACCGCCTGTGACagtaaatatctttttttttttttttaatggaaacaaTAAAGCCATATTTCATCCAAGTTCATTGTTGTAGTTTTAGTGGACAAGTATGACAGACAATAACAAGGGAGGCAGcattacaacacaacacaataaagcCGCTGGAAGACAGAAGCCGAACAGTaaggaagaataaaaagacaAGAGGATGTTGTAGAAATGTGCTCACGAGCAACTTAACCGAAAAATACTTAATGTTGTTGTGCTCCTCAGATCTTATAATATTTAACTACATTCTACTCACTGAAGCAAAAAATGCCcccagagagacacagaggctGCATCTATTGACTGAGATCAAGGTGCGTCACCGCATATTCGCATTGATGCACCCTTATTactcatttgtttgttagcagtaAGATGTGATCTTTACGTTTGATTAATGAGCCGTTCATGTGCAACGTTCCCCACAGTGATCTGACTGAGACCACGGCCCTGTTGCTCATCCAGCTGCTTTGGAAGCAGCGAACATGGCCTGCGTTCACATGCAGCGGCGAGGTATGATAAACAGCTTGTTGTCTGGTGTGCAGCAGTCcacattcattttaatctttttttggGAAGCAACCAGCCCACCTCCTAAAAAAGATCTACAGTGTAGTATTGCTGTGGTGGCCTGTTCTGAAACgagagctctgtgtgtttcccAGGCACATATTTCCAAGTGTCCAATTAGAATGAAATAAGGGTTTTAGTCAATGTGGTGACACTGGGCCTCCACTGAGGTTGCGTACGTGGGTGTCACAGCGTCTGaaagatgtgtatgtgtctgACACAGCTGGATGCCTCCACTCCTGCCTGATGACTGTTTTGACAGTTCAGTAATAGCCCCTGTTGACAGTCTAGGCAGCCCTCCGCGAGTGAAAGCAATTCAACTCGTGCTATTTAGAGTGAAACTCCCCTTTCGCAGTAATTAGATTCTTGAATAAGATGATTCTGAATCCCTGGGAGCCTTGCTGAACTAAGGGAAACAATTAATCTGAAAAAGGAAGTACATACTTTAATTGAGGCTTGATGGAGTGTTTTGCTTCAGAGCGGAGCATCTTTTCAAGTATCAAGCGATCATTCCTTTACATCTGGGTGTCTTTCCCCCCGGTCGGTTCAGGCTAATTTGCAGGAAGCAGAATGAGTGAGTCATTCCGGCTTGCACCTCTCTGCGTAGACTAGaaatgctgatgttttttttaaagtgcaattAGTTGAATTATCTGTGAATTTGTAAACATCAGACGGAACTACTCTGTAACTTGTTTGAACTAATTCAAAACCAACCAGTTAGCATATTGCTGTGTATCTAAATAACATATTGACATCTGCCAGGCAAGCTTCCGTGTCACGATTATCACACTTCTCCATTTCTATTTCAATCTATTAGCTTAGTTTACTCATTGAGAGTATGAGTATGGGTCCCGTCATCTCGCACctttgacgtcatttggagccagagtctaaGCAGAAGTGATTGTGCGGAGCCGCGGTATCAAGGTTGCGCCAAATCACCAATCACGAGTCTCAGCTCTCGGTCAAGGTCTTTCACCCGTTATATGGTCTTTTAAACTGTGCTTATAGACTGTAAATTCAGAATTTACGCAGTCGGCCAGGATAGTTTTAATTTAACATGTTTTCCACACATTTGAACAAAACTTTGGAATAAATGTACATATGAAACAGAGGCGACCTGCGAtggtgtaccctgcctctcgcccaatgtcagctgagattggctccgGCTCCCCCATAACCattaaaggataagtggtatagaaaTGGGATGGAATGATGAAACGGGATATTTTAATGATCCTTGTTTTTAGCCACATAAATCTGTGTGTCAACTCCCTCTTCATGTTTCAAATGAGCGGGAATATGTGTAACAATTTGATGGAGCAAAAGTAATCATTTACAGTGTTATTTTAGGCCTCTTTGTTTCCCTAAATGCGCTGCTGAGGCCTCCCATTAGTGTCCCAAggttaaaatataatatataaaataccaAATGGCACCACTATCTGCACTCATCCTAGCTGATGTGCTACCTACACTGCAGTTAAATCCCAAATCAGCAGTGTGCTTATATAACTGGGGTCACCTGTGGCCCCTCTGTGAAACAAAGAGCCCTTTGTGAAATGCTCACATCATGTCCTCATTGTTTTAACTCATCTGCTAATCATATCAGAAACAATAAATCCCCACCCAGCTGCGTGTGCTGTGTTAGGGAGAGGGACCAGATTAGagggatttaaaaacaatgaaattgaCAAAGCACCTGGTTTTTATCCTCGTGGTAATCTCCTAAAACCTAACCCGAACTCATCACACCATGTAATGTCTCTAGTACTCTGTCTCTGAAAACATCAGGTCACGACTCTGATTCAAGATGTTACATCACGCGGGAGCACAGCAGCACTTTACATAACCCTTGTTCAGGAATTGAAATGTTGTTCACCATtttgaaaacaatgtaaacttAGCCGAATATGAAAATTAACTGGCAGGGTGATTAAACAGAGTGGTGCATTACAGCGCGGTTCTCTCTTAGTCGGATTTTGTTTAATCCCCTCAGAGTTTAACAGTGATGAAAATCGGTGCTGTCAAAGAGCTGGTCTGTCCCAGTTACTTGCACGGTTGCCCATTTGTAGATTTCCTCGTTGTTTGGCTGTGAATTTACATTCAAATTGCACAACTTATATTCTGCTTGATGTTTTAAAGGGAGCCAAGTTTTAATTAAAGATTTCGAAATAACGAAAGGCCCCTCCGCACATGACATGCTTTCCTTTGTTAGAAGTGCGATTACTGACAACATCGCTTTGACATTATATGAAGGATTACATCTAATCCTATTCAATCTCAATGCAATCCTTAGTCCCAGCCACTGTGTGCATTAAGATTAAACTACAATATAGATGCTTGGACTTTGAGGAATTGATTTGTTTCTTGTGAGGCTACTGTTTGTGTCATCAGGTTTGGAACATCCCTTCTTCCCCGACCACTCATCTTTCATGTCATTGACTCAATGTTCACGTACAGTATGTTCTTTCGTGGCAGTGCATGCTAGTCCTTCTTAAGCATCTCTGTTGTCGCAGTGAGCAATTCTGTCGTTTGAAGCACGTTACACtcaatgaaataatatataGCTGCAAGCAGCGATTTCTGGTATAAAACGCTAAACAGAAGGAGCTCAATTGACCAAAATGAAAGCCACTGGCAGCAGCGAACAGGTTTCAGGCTTCACAAAGTCATTTCAAATACCTTAATTCTGTTATaaaggaagaataaaaacagtcgCACACTTATTTCATCATCACAAAGCCCACAGCACTTCGATAATTGCGCACTAAAAGTTCCGCCATTTGTTCCCCTTCATTGGATTTGAACGATACTAGGTGTGTAGGTTCAGGAAATGGTGCTGGATGTCTCCAGTGATTTAATAGTTTTAGCGGATATATGATAGGCCAAACCATCATACACAAATCAATATTGCCCCAAGATCTTCTTCACAAATTTGGTCTGTCCACCAGGTTTTGAAGTATACATTTTTTAGCGCCCCCTATAAACCATTCTTGCTTTGCTTTGGTAGGCCTGTTCCCAAAGACAGACTGAAGAGAAAAATTGATGATATTTTGACAAAATGTTAAAGAGTTAAATCCATTGGGAGGTTTATTGGTCAATATCTTAAAAACTATTAACCAGAAGCCACATTTTTCGTGAAGTGATGATCTAATGAAAATGTGGCAGCAGTTTACTGGTTTAAGATGAGATCCTAAAAATGTGCTACAAAAAATGGCAAAGAAAATCCATCATGGCAGACTTCACTGTCCGAGACGTTTTCTGTTGAAAATATTGATTTGCAGTTCTATCAGAATTCAAGTCAGTTGGACTTAAGGTGTGTGGGAAGTGGCCTTTCTAATATGGCACTTTTGAGCCGTAATCACAGCGACCCACTTTCTGACTGACTTGGAGCATATTTCTCagggacacacatgcacatcattCCCAGTTATTGGACTAAGATTTGTGTTTCTTCTGGATGACAATTTTAGCCAGTTCGGCATAATACTTCACCAGCTACTAattgacacaaaaacaataaggtTCTGCCCCCTCAGGGCTTGAACCATAACAAATCTATACAAAGTAAGAGCCACCAGGGGGTTTGCGTCAGTGCTGCTTGAAGTATTTGTCACTTCAGTTTAAATTTCTTGGTGTGTTCGTTCCGCAGTGTTCAAAGTGCCCCGCTGTGTTTGATCAGAGAGATGCCGTCTTTGAAGAGCAGTCCAATTgctgtgtgtttctggtttGTTGACACTCACTGATTTCTGTTCTTCATTGTTTGCCAAAAAAGCCGAGCCAAGATAAAGCGTCATTGTTTTTCGCTGTCAGATTAATGCAACAGGTTTGTGCGAGATATGTATATGTATGATGGATCACGGCAGGATGCCCCTCTGTTTTCTGCTAGATAAGATTTTTGAAAGTTCGCTAAAAGCTATAGCTTCCACACAGACACGTTCATATGGCATTTCTTTTGTATCTTAATTCCTCTTTTTTATATGATACTGGATCATGATTTTTGCCAAAGTAAAACtgccttcaaaacaaaaactacttCACAAGAGCCGGCAAGTGATCTAAAGGGATTGATCACTTTATTAGGAAAACAGGGAAGAAATGTTTTCAGGAGTTTCCTACAATGTTGAAGCTGTATATCTTTTGAGATATGGTCTACTGCAGTGCAACTAATTAGACAGCACTGAAAGTCATCCAAGATAAATCGACTGAACTTACTTCTTCCGGCCCATTACAGTCATAACCTTAATGCATTTTCCGGAGCTTTTAATCCTTGTTAAACACTTTCTGTGAAAAATGAGCCAGATTCATCCACTGATCCCGCGAGAAATACGTCCCCGCCCCATTGTACCTGAGCTCACAGAAGTTATTAACAGATTTTTAGGGCTGACAATGGCTCCCCTCTGATTTAGCGGTGTCAGTTCACTGAGGGTAATAAAGCAAAGTTGAAACTTTCATTTCGTCTTCCGAGCTCGATGACAGAGAAGAGCAGAATTGGAACAGGAGATattgctttcttttctttacttcatTAACATTCAGTTCTTATAACATCTCAACACTAATTCCTGAGGATTGTCCCAAAGTCTTCTCTCTCGTCTCCTTCCAAAAATTAATTGGCAAGAAAATCTACCCTGTTCAGAATCAGCTCTCGGGTGTCCATTCTGTTCCTTCTTCACTTAGCATAGGCTCCAAGAACGCTACATGCTTATTAGTTTGGATTTTGGAATGGTCTCCTGTGGAGTGGGAGAAAACAGATGATAGGGTGCTGGGGTCATAGGTTGCAATTGGGATTACTGGAGGTTTGGGCTgtttacagcagctgcagcgacATGGAGTCAGGTAGAGGTATATGAGGATGAAGAACATGGTCACCACACAGCCCAGCAGTGTCGTGTAGCCAGTGTTGAATGTCTCTCCCGCAGGCAGCCGCACCGTAACATTCACCTCACGAGTTGCATTCAGTTCCTGTTTAATATCCACAGCTGTGCACACGTACAGTCCTGAGTCATTGACCTTGGCTGCTTGGATCTCCAAGGTACCATTAGGAAACAAGCTAATTAGCGTGTCATTTATGCTGGTCTGGGTGATGTACCCCTTGCTGGGGGACAGCCATGTAAATGAGAGGTTTGTACTATCTCTATCCAGGGATGTTTGGCAGTCTAGACGCACCGTGTCTCCATCTGAAACCAACACATGGGAGAGGAGCACGGTCACAGGCTGCGACACGGCCTTCTCCACAGTGCAGTTGTGGAAGAAGCGGTTGGGTTGCAGGAACCGGATAGATGCTCGTTGGTCCCCGTAGATGGAGCAGGTGTGCTCATCCGTAAAGTCCCTCAGTGAGTCATAACCCCTCAGATTCCAGTGCCAGAAGACACTGTACATAGAGCAGTCACAGATCAGAGAGTTGTTGTGGAGATAAAGCCCCCGCTGCACCAGCCCGGGCAAAGCTTTGACATCCTCCCAGGGCAAATGGCTCATTCGGTTGGACGAGAGGTCCAGCATGGTCAGGAAAGGATGAGTGTGGTCTTGGATTGAGAAGAACGGGAAGTGTGTGATCTGGTTTAAGCTGAAGTAGACCTTCTTTAAGCTGCTCAGACCGATCAGTGTGCTGCCCTCCACCTGAGTGATTTTATTATTGAAGAGCAGGAGCTCCTCCAGCCTCCACAGCCCCTGGAAGTAGTGCTGCTCCACCACATGCAGCTTGTTGGAGGATAGGTCAATGTGCCTAAGGCCGGAGGCATTGTGAAACACCCCTTGGCCCAGGATACTGAGCTGATTGTGGGCCAATCGGAGGTTCTCCAGTCGAGGCATTTTTTTGAAGCTGCCCGGACCCAGCCAGGACAGATGGTTGTGGCTGAGGTCGAGGGTGACGGAGAAAGAGGGCAGGGACCGAGGGAGCTTGGCCAGACCGCTGGAGCTACAGCTCACTGTGTCAGATAGACAAAGGCAAATGGAGGGGCAGGTCTCCTCAGAGACgtggaggagacagagcagcatcagcagaGGTCCTGGATACAGTCCAGAGGTCATGTTTCTGGAAGTGGAATCCTTCAAGGTTTCTGCTCCGTTAAGCTCTCCCTGGTTAGATAACAATCAAATGAGAAACCGcattatatattaaaaagatCCACCTGTTCAGCTGACCTACAAGATGACTATGAGGTTAATACACACATGAAGCTTTATGGCAAGAGATGAAAAATCCCTCAGTGTAGAAGCCacaaatcctctttttttttaatcttcaatgtttctatttgttttttgattCACAAAGAAATAATAACACTTTTTTCTGGGTATTGTAATCATTGAAGGGTTACAGCGTTTATTTTCACTGTCTGTTATTCTACagatttttgttcttgtttattTAATCAATCATTTGGTTTGTATTGGTTTGTATATTCTCAGAAACGGTATAAAACATTCTCCCAAAGCCTGGAAATGTCTTGTTCTATGCGACAGACAATCCTAAACCTATATGAAGATGCCAAAAACAAAGCTTATATTCATATGAGAAGCTTGAACCAGGGactctatttttcttttatcttaaTAATTAACATAATTTCCCAACAATCAACCAGTTGTTTAACACTGTTGCTGTGAGTTAAATCAGTGTCCACTAAAAAGGAAACATTCGAACACACGATGAAACCTTGGTGTTTAAAATGGTAA
The sequence above is drawn from the Hippoglossus hippoglossus isolate fHipHip1 chromosome 7, fHipHip1.pri, whole genome shotgun sequence genome and encodes:
- the LOC117764599 gene encoding amphoterin-induced protein 3-like, which produces MTSGLYPGPLLMLLCLLHVSEETCPSICLCLSDTVSCSSSGLAKLPRSLPSFSVTLDLSHNHLSWLGPGSFKKMPRLENLRLAHNQLSILGQGVFHNASGLRHIDLSSNKLHVVEQHYFQGLWRLEELLLFNNKITQVEGSTLIGLSSLKKVYFSLNQITHFPFFSIQDHTHPFLTMLDLSSNRMSHLPWEDVKALPGLVQRGLYLHNNSLICDCSMYSVFWHWNLRGYDSLRDFTDEHTCSIYGDQRASIRFLQPNRFFHNCTVEKAVSQPVTVLLSHVLVSDGDTVRLDCQTSLDRDSTNLSFTWLSPSKGYITQTSINDTLISLFPNGTLEIQAAKVNDSGLYVCTAVDIKQELNATREVNVTVRLPAGETFNTGYTTLLGCVVTMFFILIYLYLTPCRCSCCKQPKPPVIPIATYDPSTLSSVFSHSTGDHSKIQTNKHVAFLEPMLSEEGTEWTPES